CAACCGACAGATCGATAGATGCCGGCAGCTCAAACACCGGATAGACCACGTCATGATCGCAGCGCATTCTGGTCGGGGCACCGGGCACACGTCGGCCGGCATACATGCTCTGCATGATTTCCGGCAGGGTGCCGCCGGCGCCGCACAGGCAACCGAGCCCGGTTATACAAACAGTGCCCGTCATATCAACCCCGGCGTTGCTCTATGAAGGCCGCCAGCGCATCGATGGAGACAAACGCCTCCCGGCCCTCTTCCATATCCTTGACCTCGACGCCAAAATGCTTTTGCAGCAACACGACAAGCTCCACCGCATCGAGGGAATCAAGTCCCAGGCCTTCACCGAACAAGGGCTCATCGTCCTCGATCTCCTCGGGAGTCATATCCTCCAGATTCAGATCGGCAACAATGGCCTGCTTAAGCTCTTCCTTAAGCGACATCTTTACTCCTTTACCCACATATCGAAAAAGTTGAAAAACTGATAAG
This DNA window, taken from Syntrophotalea carbinolica DSM 2380, encodes the following:
- a CDS encoding phosphopantetheine-binding protein, translating into MSLKEELKQAIVADLNLEDMTPEEIEDDEPLFGEGLGLDSLDAVELVVLLQKHFGVEVKDMEEGREAFVSIDALAAFIEQRRG